The following proteins come from a genomic window of Nocardiopsis sp. YSL2:
- a CDS encoding SgcJ/EcaC family oxidoreductase, translating to MTPTGTVSDLFAEFSVTEDPDFYGSFDSAEQRAVLAVPQVIQAAWKANDPEMFARVFAEGGSLLMQQDQLTSREEIRSYMARGFRGGLRGARVTGWPLNVTFLGEGVAVVVTQGGIILDGESGIAPEREIRALWTIVAEDGRWRLLCHHGTPLR from the coding sequence ATGACGCCGACCGGCACCGTGTCGGATCTGTTCGCCGAATTCTCCGTCACCGAGGACCCCGACTTCTACGGCTCGTTCGACAGCGCCGAGCAGCGAGCGGTACTGGCCGTACCCCAGGTCATCCAGGCCGCCTGGAAGGCGAACGACCCGGAGATGTTCGCCCGCGTCTTCGCCGAGGGCGGCAGCCTGCTGATGCAGCAGGACCAGCTCACCAGCCGTGAGGAGATCCGGTCCTACATGGCACGCGGGTTCCGGGGCGGGCTCCGGGGCGCACGGGTGACCGGATGGCCGTTGAACGTCACGTTCCTCGGGGAGGGCGTCGCGGTCGTGGTCACCCAGGGCGGCATCATCCTCGACGGGGAGTCCGGGATCGCGCCGGAGCGGGAGATCCGGGCCCTGTGGACGATCGTGGCCGAGGACGGCCGGTGGCGCCTGCTGTGCCACCACGGCACACCCCTTCGCTAG
- a CDS encoding nucleotide disphospho-sugar-binding domain-containing protein produces the protein MRVAFVMWPAAAHLYPFVPLAWALKAAGHEVCVVSHASIAETTASMGLTPVSWCDPNSIPVPMGPGRPYPEERADLARITEAMAFGPDDPDREHWDVFTQFYLPSMWDFVPFKGDPGEPMPAMDGLVEFTRTWKPDLVLWDPCVPGAAVAARACGAAQARWWTAPDVFCRSIDRFTEVTGRPGAPAVENPLVETVRPMAERYGVEVDTELLFGQWTLNPQPPAVGPDVSARTLPVRWVPHSGQEVMPEWIYPVPERPRVAVSLGLSERQFMEGGWNHIPALLEALSTLDVEVVATLNKTQLEAVTTIPDNVRVVEFVPLNQLIPTCSLLIHHGGMGTVMPAVANCVPQIVVDFVGHEISATASGGRMGRSRYSLGPALSRYVTETGAGLVMNVSDPSADEMREQITRVLTESSFQRGAARVHNDMLATPSPAEIVPVLERMAAQYRHPE, from the coding sequence ATGCGTGTTGCATTCGTCATGTGGCCGGCGGCGGCACATCTGTATCCGTTCGTTCCGCTCGCGTGGGCGCTGAAGGCGGCGGGGCACGAGGTGTGCGTCGTCTCCCACGCCTCCATCGCGGAAACGACCGCCTCGATGGGGCTGACCCCGGTCTCGTGGTGCGACCCGAACAGCATTCCGGTGCCGATGGGCCCGGGACGCCCCTACCCGGAGGAACGCGCGGACCTGGCGCGCATCACCGAGGCCATGGCCTTCGGACCCGATGACCCCGACCGCGAGCACTGGGACGTCTTCACCCAGTTCTACCTCCCCTCCATGTGGGACTTCGTCCCGTTCAAGGGCGACCCCGGCGAGCCGATGCCGGCGATGGACGGCCTGGTGGAGTTCACGCGCACCTGGAAGCCGGACCTGGTGCTCTGGGACCCCTGCGTCCCCGGAGCGGCGGTCGCGGCCCGGGCCTGCGGTGCGGCTCAGGCACGCTGGTGGACCGCCCCCGACGTGTTCTGCCGCAGCATCGACAGGTTCACCGAGGTCACCGGGCGGCCGGGCGCTCCGGCCGTGGAGAACCCACTGGTCGAGACCGTGCGACCGATGGCCGAACGCTACGGCGTCGAGGTCGACACCGAGCTGCTGTTCGGGCAGTGGACCCTCAACCCGCAGCCCCCGGCGGTGGGACCGGACGTGTCCGCCCGGACCCTGCCGGTGCGGTGGGTCCCGCATTCGGGCCAGGAGGTCATGCCGGAATGGATATACCCGGTGCCCGAACGCCCGCGGGTGGCGGTGTCGCTCGGCCTGTCCGAGCGGCAGTTCATGGAGGGCGGCTGGAACCACATCCCGGCCCTGCTGGAGGCGCTGTCCACACTGGACGTCGAGGTCGTCGCCACGTTGAACAAGACGCAGCTGGAGGCGGTGACCACGATCCCGGACAACGTGCGCGTGGTCGAGTTCGTCCCCCTCAACCAGCTCATCCCGACCTGTTCGCTGCTCATCCACCACGGCGGCATGGGCACCGTGATGCCCGCGGTGGCGAACTGCGTGCCGCAGATCGTGGTCGACTTCGTCGGCCACGAGATCTCCGCGACCGCATCGGGGGGCCGGATGGGCCGCTCCCGGTACAGCTTGGGGCCGGCCCTGTCCAGGTATGTCACGGAGACCGGCGCGGGACTGGTCATGAACGTCAGCGACCCGTCGGCCGACGAGATGCGCGAGCAGATCACGCGGGTGCTGACCGAGTCCTCGTTCCAGCGGGGGGCCGCGCGGGTGCACAACGACATGCTGGCCACCCCCAGTCCGGCCGAGATCGTTCCCGTCCTGGAGCGGATGGCCGCCCAGTACCGGCACCCGGAGTAG
- a CDS encoding macrolide family glycosyltransferase → MHVAIVVQPAHGHVNPMLPLVPELLSRGHRVTYATGQECVPAVAASGARVITIPARVPPMYWPEGATDERVDAMLTDMAGGVRDSLPILLREFRQDPPDVLCYDLTTEVGRLLAKLLDVPSAAIVPHFAFHETLGMRDAIAIEEDWESADPGWPWQRYYKTMRETAADYGVTWQDDALDGSSVADLNLVLIPRDFQYEADTFDDRFHFIGPLEDSRPHTARWAPADPDRELLYISFGTLFNNNPRFYRTCFEAFGDLDWEVAMAAHKLDVAELGPLPSNFEVRPYFPQVDVMRNATATVSHTGIKTLMDAVTHGVPMVVVPPVPMCRLIAQRAEAEGLARCLDPDTLDAETLRGAVERIRHDQEISRGVRRYQKIIADCGGASRGVDVLEEYRG, encoded by the coding sequence ATGCATGTCGCGATCGTCGTCCAACCGGCCCACGGCCACGTCAACCCCATGCTCCCGCTGGTCCCGGAGCTGTTGTCCCGCGGCCACCGCGTCACCTACGCGACCGGCCAGGAGTGTGTCCCCGCGGTCGCGGCCTCCGGGGCGAGGGTCATCACCATCCCGGCCCGCGTACCTCCCATGTACTGGCCGGAGGGGGCGACCGACGAACGCGTCGACGCGATGCTGACCGACATGGCCGGCGGCGTCCGGGACAGCCTTCCGATCCTTCTGCGGGAGTTCCGCCAGGACCCGCCCGACGTGCTCTGCTACGACCTGACCACCGAGGTGGGGCGGCTGCTGGCGAAGCTCCTCGACGTGCCCTCGGCGGCGATCGTCCCCCATTTCGCCTTTCACGAGACCCTCGGGATGCGCGACGCCATCGCGATCGAGGAGGACTGGGAGTCGGCGGACCCCGGGTGGCCGTGGCAGCGCTACTACAAGACGATGCGGGAGACCGCGGCGGACTACGGCGTGACGTGGCAGGACGACGCCCTCGACGGAAGCTCGGTCGCCGATCTCAACCTCGTCCTGATTCCCCGGGACTTCCAGTACGAGGCCGACACGTTCGACGACCGGTTCCACTTCATCGGACCCCTGGAGGACAGCCGGCCGCACACGGCGCGGTGGGCGCCGGCCGATCCCGACAGGGAACTGCTCTACATCTCGTTCGGCACGCTGTTCAACAACAACCCCCGGTTCTACCGGACCTGTTTCGAGGCCTTCGGCGACCTCGACTGGGAGGTCGCCATGGCCGCGCACAAGCTGGACGTCGCCGAACTCGGACCCCTTCCGTCGAACTTCGAGGTGCGTCCGTACTTCCCTCAGGTCGATGTCATGCGCAACGCCACGGCGACCGTGTCGCACACGGGGATCAAGACCCTCATGGACGCGGTGACCCACGGCGTCCCCATGGTGGTCGTGCCACCGGTACCGATGTGCAGGCTGATCGCACAGCGGGCCGAGGCCGAGGGCCTGGCACGATGCCTGGACCCCGACACCCTGGACGCCGAGACCCTGCGCGGGGCCGTCGAACGGATCAGGCACGACCAGGAGATCAGCCGAGGCGTGCGGCGGTACCAGAAGATCATCGCCGACTGCGGCGGAGCGAGCCGGGGGGTGGACGTACTGGAGGAGTACCGGGGCTGA
- a CDS encoding acyl-CoA dehydrogenase — MSENVVPSSDELIKRADQLVPLIRSRALSATQNRNLDDEVVEALAEAGMFELRRPLRYGGYETSARGLFDVVSTLSAGDGSTGWNTAVWAIGSWMAAAFPDHVQDEVFATPATRICVVLSPTAVATETDGGLRVNGRWRFMSGARHSHWQIIITMAPAPDGSQWPVAALVPMSELKVEDDWYASGLAATGSVTTVAEDLFVPLERTLPMPAILQGQYATELNADSPVFRTPMIPTGASGFIGVAVGMGRAALDEFLGRLPGRKITFTDYAEQSAAPVTHFQVAEAALKLDEAEFHAHRMVDLLDEKGTAGEPWTLRERMRNRGWLGRLVELVGESVNTLADASGGSSIYTSVPIQRIQRDMQAFTLHGLMHPNTNFELYGRELCGLEPNTMYI, encoded by the coding sequence GTGTCCGAGAACGTCGTACCGTCGTCGGACGAACTGATCAAGCGGGCCGACCAGTTGGTGCCGTTGATCAGGTCGAGAGCGTTGTCCGCGACGCAGAACCGCAATCTGGACGACGAGGTCGTCGAGGCGTTGGCCGAGGCGGGCATGTTCGAGCTCCGGCGCCCGCTCCGCTACGGCGGGTACGAAACGAGCGCGCGCGGCCTGTTCGACGTGGTGAGCACCCTGTCCGCCGGAGACGGTTCGACCGGGTGGAACACCGCGGTGTGGGCGATCGGTTCCTGGATGGCCGCCGCGTTCCCCGACCACGTGCAGGACGAAGTCTTCGCCACCCCGGCGACGCGGATCTGCGTGGTGCTGAGCCCGACCGCGGTCGCCACCGAGACCGACGGCGGACTGCGCGTGAACGGGCGCTGGCGGTTCATGAGCGGCGCGCGGCACAGCCACTGGCAGATCATCATCACCATGGCCCCGGCCCCGGACGGCAGCCAGTGGCCGGTCGCCGCACTGGTCCCCATGTCGGAGCTGAAGGTCGAGGACGACTGGTACGCCTCGGGACTCGCCGCCACCGGCAGTGTGACCACGGTGGCCGAGGACCTGTTCGTGCCGCTGGAGCGCACGCTGCCGATGCCCGCGATCCTCCAGGGCCAGTACGCGACCGAACTCAACGCCGACTCCCCCGTGTTCCGTACCCCGATGATCCCGACCGGCGCGTCCGGTTTCATCGGAGTCGCGGTCGGCATGGGCCGCGCCGCCCTGGACGAGTTCCTGGGTCGGCTGCCGGGCCGGAAGATCACGTTCACCGACTACGCCGAGCAGAGCGCGGCACCGGTGACCCACTTCCAGGTGGCCGAGGCGGCTCTGAAGCTGGACGAGGCCGAGTTCCACGCGCACAGGATGGTCGACCTGCTGGACGAGAAGGGCACCGCGGGCGAGCCGTGGACGCTGCGGGAGCGGATGCGCAACCGGGGCTGGCTCGGACGCCTGGTCGAGCTGGTCGGGGAGTCCGTGAACACGCTGGCCGACGCGAGCGGCGGATCGTCGATCTACACCTCGGTGCCGATCCAGCGCATCCAGCGGGACATGCAGGCGTTCACCCTGCACGGGCTGATGCACCCGAACACGAACTTCGAACTCTACGGCCGTGAGCTCTGCGGGCTCGAACCCAACACCATGTACATCTGA
- a CDS encoding YciI family protein yields MPRYLLIKHYRGGPEPHRPVPPMEEWAPEDAEAHTAFLYKFPELLGESGEFVDLQALLPTRTWVRYDGPGAAPVTAEGQGSESGELVAGWCMVDVKSYERALEIAAHLSAAPGPGGEPLYEWIDVREVLPSLTPDT; encoded by the coding sequence ATGCCGAGATACCTGCTGATCAAGCACTACCGAGGCGGACCGGAGCCGCACCGCCCCGTGCCCCCGATGGAGGAGTGGGCTCCCGAGGACGCGGAGGCGCACACCGCCTTCCTCTACAAGTTTCCGGAACTCCTCGGGGAGAGCGGCGAGTTCGTCGACCTCCAGGCGCTCCTGCCCACGCGCACCTGGGTGCGCTACGACGGCCCCGGCGCCGCTCCGGTCACCGCCGAGGGCCAGGGATCCGAGAGCGGTGAGCTGGTCGCCGGATGGTGCATGGTCGACGTGAAGTCCTACGAGCGCGCGCTCGAGATCGCGGCCCACCTCTCCGCCGCGCCCGGCCCCGGCGGGGAACCGCTCTACGAATGGATCGACGTCAGGGAGGTCCTGCCCTCGCTGACTCCCGACACCTGA
- a CDS encoding epoxide hydrolase family protein, producing MKPFRIDIPESHLADLRRRLASTRWPVTVSSPGWERGVPAGYLRELADYWQSDYDWRAAERELNRYSQFTTEIDGANVHFLHVRSAEPQARPLLLTHGWPGSIVEFLDLIGPLTDPRAHGGDPADAFHLVIPSLPGHGFSGPTTEPGWDVRRVARAWAELMRRLDYDSYVTAGGDWGSIISLELARVAPRHVLGAHVTMLLTTPSGDPEELSGLSESDLGRLTELGRFDAEMSAYMRVQSTRPLTVGYGLNDSPAGQLAWIVEKFHEWNKAVKTPEEEVGRDRLLTNVSIYWLTATATSAAQLYCESAAYLGALFTPGVAPEPVEVPIGVAVFGQDPALPIRAFAERDFGPIAHWSEYDRGGHFAAMEQPALFAADLRTFARSLPGR from the coding sequence ATGAAACCCTTTCGGATCGATATCCCCGAATCCCACCTGGCCGACCTGCGCCGGCGTCTCGCCTCGACCCGCTGGCCCGTCACCGTGTCGAGCCCGGGGTGGGAACGCGGCGTGCCCGCCGGCTACCTGCGCGAGCTGGCCGACTACTGGCAGTCCGACTACGACTGGCGGGCCGCCGAGCGGGAGCTGAACCGGTACTCGCAGTTCACCACCGAGATCGACGGCGCCAACGTGCACTTCCTGCACGTCAGGTCCGCGGAGCCGCAGGCCCGCCCCCTGCTGCTCACCCACGGCTGGCCCGGATCGATCGTCGAGTTCCTTGACCTCATCGGCCCGCTGACCGATCCGCGCGCCCACGGTGGAGATCCGGCCGACGCCTTCCACCTGGTCATCCCGTCCCTGCCGGGGCACGGCTTCTCGGGGCCGACCACGGAACCCGGCTGGGACGTGCGCCGTGTCGCCCGGGCCTGGGCGGAGCTGATGCGTCGGCTCGACTACGACTCCTACGTCACCGCCGGCGGGGACTGGGGATCGATCATCTCCCTCGAACTCGCTCGGGTGGCGCCCCGGCACGTGCTGGGCGCACACGTGACGATGCTGCTCACGACCCCGTCCGGAGACCCGGAGGAACTGTCCGGGCTGTCGGAGTCGGACCTGGGGCGCCTGACCGAGCTGGGCCGGTTCGACGCCGAGATGTCCGCCTACATGCGGGTGCAGTCGACCCGGCCGCTGACCGTCGGCTACGGCCTGAACGACTCGCCCGCTGGGCAGTTGGCGTGGATCGTGGAGAAGTTCCACGAATGGAACAAGGCGGTCAAGACCCCGGAGGAGGAAGTGGGGCGGGACCGCCTGCTGACCAACGTGAGCATCTACTGGCTGACCGCGACCGCGACGTCCGCCGCCCAGCTCTACTGCGAGTCCGCCGCCTACCTCGGCGCCCTGTTCACCCCGGGGGTGGCACCCGAGCCTGTGGAAGTCCCGATCGGCGTCGCCGTCTTCGGGCAGGACCCGGCCCTGCCCATCCGCGCGTTCGCCGAGCGCGACTTCGGCCCGATCGCCCACTGGTCGGAGTACGACCGGGGCGGCCACTTCGCGGCCATGGAGCAGCCCGCGCTGTTCGCCGCCGACCTGCGGACGTTCGCCCGGTCGCTGCCCGGCCGGTAG
- a CDS encoding class I SAM-dependent methyltransferase yields MPVAAVPPYRHLTEQPSANARKSVVSDDITFCQTCRNVPVTKFLSLGAQPACEFPKNHEEAESERTWPLDLGFCSQCSLVQLMEPVSERILFSGDYHHLAGLTKGFRDHLQVLADELAARRDPDPRSRRVIEIGSNDGSLLDALAERGFDVLGVDPCGSVSPNGSPVVTEYFGSEVAERLMSSRRPANMVVATNVFAHVTDLHDVLDGLCTILDADGMFVSESHYLPELLRSLQYDFAYHEHSRYYSLTALQHVLGMHGLEVFHVELVDTHGGSVRVYAGFRGAHEVRASVTALRREEDAQRLTDEATYRDFAARVEDHRVRFRHLLKELAADGSRIAGSSCPARAVTLLNYCSLGPADIDFVSEISPLKIGRLFPGVHLPVVSQEELCGPEQPDYAVLFSWHILDELSSRLREEGFRGKFVVPLPEPRVLTEL; encoded by the coding sequence ATGCCCGTGGCAGCGGTGCCGCCATACCGTCACCTGACGGAACAGCCATCGGCCAACGCGAGGAAATCTGTTGTGAGTGATGACATCACGTTTTGCCAGACTTGCCGAAACGTCCCGGTTACCAAGTTCCTTTCACTCGGCGCGCAACCCGCCTGCGAATTTCCGAAGAATCACGAGGAAGCCGAATCCGAACGGACCTGGCCGCTCGATCTCGGGTTCTGCTCACAGTGCAGCCTGGTCCAGTTGATGGAACCGGTCAGCGAACGCATTCTCTTTTCCGGCGACTACCACCACCTGGCCGGGCTGACCAAGGGATTTCGCGACCACCTGCAGGTCCTGGCGGACGAACTGGCGGCACGGCGGGACCCCGACCCGCGATCCCGCCGGGTCATCGAGATCGGCAGCAACGACGGCAGTCTGCTGGACGCACTGGCCGAACGCGGCTTCGACGTCCTGGGCGTGGACCCGTGCGGTTCGGTGTCGCCGAACGGGTCACCGGTCGTCACCGAGTACTTCGGCTCGGAGGTCGCGGAGCGGCTGATGTCCAGCCGCCGGCCCGCGAACATGGTGGTGGCCACCAACGTGTTCGCCCACGTCACGGACCTGCACGATGTCCTGGACGGGTTGTGCACGATCCTGGACGCCGACGGGATGTTCGTGTCCGAGTCGCACTACCTGCCGGAGCTGCTGCGGTCCCTGCAGTACGACTTCGCCTACCACGAGCACTCGCGGTACTACTCGCTGACCGCGTTGCAGCACGTCCTCGGGATGCACGGGCTCGAGGTCTTCCATGTCGAACTCGTCGACACCCACGGCGGCTCCGTCCGCGTCTACGCCGGGTTCCGGGGCGCGCACGAGGTGCGTGCGTCCGTGACCGCGCTCCGACGCGAGGAGGACGCCCAGAGGCTGACCGACGAGGCCACCTACCGGGACTTCGCCGCCCGTGTGGAGGACCACCGGGTGCGCTTCCGCCACCTTCTGAAGGAGTTGGCCGCCGACGGGTCGCGGATCGCCGGCTCGTCCTGCCCCGCCCGGGCGGTGACCCTGCTCAACTACTGCTCGCTGGGACCGGCCGACATCGACTTCGTCTCGGAGATCAGTCCGCTCAAGATCGGCCGCCTCTTCCCCGGTGTCCACCTTCCGGTGGTCTCCCAGGAGGAGCTGTGCGGCCCGGAGCAGCCGGACTACGCCGTGCTGTTCTCCTGGCACATCCTGGACGAGCTGAGCTCCCGACTGCGCGAAGAGGGGTTCCGCGGGAAGTTCGTCGTTCCGCTGCCCGAGCCCCGCGTCCTCACCGAACTGTAA
- a CDS encoding VCBS repeat-containing protein, producing the protein MRQMYRVATIALALAFMGALGVLTVRPAASQREQAEGAAPFDFETLALNSEPDDARYEREVAPALDHFRGWISSVGAGGALADMRGTGKSADACLVDPRDDSVTLRNAPGSGEDDYPVAELRPEGLPYDHTMAPMGCVPADLDEDGDLDVLVYYWGRSPVIFLNSGEPGAAPAAEDFTAHELVEPMQVWNTTALNVADIDGSGGLDVLVGNYFPDGARVLDPEADDETRMEMQQSMGLATNAGRNRILLTEPTGEADAPPRVTDASNALPERVMNAWTLAIGFQDLTGNGVPDIYLGNDFGNDNLLVNRSTPGEVSLELVDGERDMTTPKSQVMGNGSFKGMGVAFTYVDGSDLPTMVVSNITSPYALHESNFAFVPDGEGSDLLEGRVPFDEDSEGLGLARSGWSWDVKAGDFDNDGTEELFQATGFLKGEHTRWPELQEIAMGNDQLLKYPWVWPTFAAGDDLSGHETNPFWVRGEDGRYTDLAEAVGIAEEDVTRAYSFGDVNGDALLDAVVANQWEDSRLLLNAAPDAAPGVVLRLVRPGAVGDATTPAIGATAVVDDPAHPPQVRQLFPANGHVGSSDSIVHLAAPEGDLPLTFTWRDGRGRLHSADLAVEPGTHTILLDDDGTAVVR; encoded by the coding sequence ATGCGGCAGATGTACCGCGTGGCGACGATAGCGCTGGCCCTGGCGTTCATGGGCGCCCTCGGCGTCCTCACCGTCCGCCCCGCCGCCAGTCAACGGGAACAGGCCGAAGGGGCGGCGCCCTTCGACTTCGAGACACTCGCCCTCAACTCCGAGCCCGACGACGCCCGCTATGAGCGCGAGGTCGCACCCGCCCTCGACCACTTCCGCGGGTGGATCTCCTCGGTCGGGGCCGGCGGCGCCCTGGCCGACATGCGGGGGACCGGCAAGTCCGCGGACGCGTGCCTGGTCGACCCCCGCGACGACAGCGTCACCCTGCGCAACGCGCCCGGCAGCGGTGAGGACGACTACCCGGTGGCCGAACTGCGGCCGGAGGGCCTTCCCTACGACCACACGATGGCCCCCATGGGCTGTGTCCCCGCCGACCTGGACGAGGACGGCGACCTCGACGTCCTCGTCTACTACTGGGGCCGCTCACCGGTCATCTTCCTCAACTCCGGCGAGCCGGGCGCGGCCCCGGCGGCCGAGGACTTCACCGCCCACGAGCTGGTCGAGCCGATGCAGGTCTGGAACACCACCGCGCTCAACGTCGCCGACATCGACGGCTCCGGCGGCCTGGACGTCCTCGTCGGCAACTACTTCCCCGACGGTGCCCGCGTCCTGGACCCCGAGGCCGACGACGAGACCCGTATGGAGATGCAGCAGAGCATGGGCCTGGCCACCAACGCCGGCCGCAACCGGATCCTGCTGACGGAGCCCACCGGAGAGGCCGACGCCCCGCCGCGGGTCACCGACGCGAGCAACGCGCTTCCCGAACGGGTCATGAACGCCTGGACCCTGGCGATCGGCTTCCAGGACCTGACGGGCAACGGCGTTCCCGACATCTACCTGGGCAACGACTTCGGCAACGACAACCTCCTCGTGAACAGGTCCACGCCCGGCGAGGTCAGCCTGGAGCTCGTGGACGGGGAGCGGGACATGACCACGCCCAAGTCACAGGTCATGGGCAACGGCTCCTTCAAGGGGATGGGCGTCGCCTTCACCTACGTCGACGGCTCCGACCTGCCGACGATGGTGGTCAGCAACATCACCAGCCCCTACGCGCTGCACGAGAGCAACTTCGCCTTCGTGCCCGACGGCGAGGGCTCCGACCTCCTGGAGGGGCGCGTGCCCTTCGACGAGGACAGCGAGGGGCTGGGGCTGGCGCGCAGCGGATGGTCCTGGGACGTCAAGGCCGGCGACTTCGACAACGACGGCACCGAGGAGCTGTTCCAGGCGACGGGCTTCCTCAAGGGGGAGCACACGCGCTGGCCGGAGCTGCAGGAGATCGCCATGGGCAACGACCAGCTGCTCAAGTACCCGTGGGTGTGGCCCACCTTCGCCGCGGGCGACGACCTGTCCGGCCACGAGACCAACCCGTTCTGGGTGCGGGGCGAGGACGGCCGCTACACCGACCTCGCCGAGGCGGTCGGCATCGCGGAGGAGGACGTCACACGGGCGTACTCCTTCGGTGACGTCAACGGCGACGCCCTCCTGGACGCGGTGGTCGCCAACCAGTGGGAGGACTCACGCCTGCTGCTGAACGCCGCCCCGGACGCCGCCCCCGGCGTCGTCCTGCGCCTGGTGCGCCCTGGCGCGGTCGGGGACGCCACCACGCCCGCCATCGGCGCCACCGCCGTGGTCGACGACCCGGCCCACCCCCCGCAGGTCCGCCAGCTCTTCCCGGCCAACGGCCACGTGGGCAGCTCGGACTCCATCGTCCACCTGGCGGCTCCCGAGGGAGACCTGCCCCTCACCTTCACCTGGAGGGACGGCCGGGGCCGTCTCCACAGCGCGGACCTGGCGGTGGAGCCGGGGACCCACACGATCCTGCTCGACGACGACGGAACGGCGGTTGTCCGATGA
- the rfbH gene encoding lipopolysaccharide biosynthesis protein RfbH — translation MSDRKEKLLADVAKYHADANKSRPFVPGHTEIWPSGAVLDASDRVALVEAALDLRIAHGRSAREFESSFARRMGVRTALLTNSGSSANLLAITALTSPLLGERRLRPGDEVITVAAGFPTTVNPVVQNGLVPVFVDVDLATYNATTERVAEAIGPRTRAIALAHTLGNPFPAAEIAALAAEHGLFLLEDNCDAVGSLYDGRPTGTFGDLATTSFYPAHHLTMGEGGCVLTSRPLLAKIVESLRDWGRDCWCAPGKSNTCLKRFDHQKGTLPAGYDHKYVYSHVGYNLKSTDIQAALGLSQLDKLDSFTAARRDNWARLRAGLEGTPYLLLPSETPGSTPSWFGFVLTLTEDAPFSRSELIGFLEGRKIGTRHLFAGNLTRHPAYQDVRYRVVGELTNSDIVTERSFWVGVYPGLNDEMIDYIAASIRSFAENGGRDGGR, via the coding sequence ATGAGCGACCGCAAGGAGAAACTGCTCGCCGACGTGGCCAAGTACCATGCCGACGCCAACAAGTCCCGGCCGTTCGTCCCGGGGCACACCGAGATCTGGCCCTCGGGCGCGGTGCTGGACGCCTCCGACCGCGTCGCGCTGGTCGAGGCCGCCCTGGACCTGCGCATCGCGCACGGGCGTTCGGCCCGGGAGTTCGAGTCGTCGTTCGCACGCCGTATGGGGGTCCGCACGGCACTGCTGACCAACTCGGGGTCCTCGGCCAACCTGCTCGCGATCACCGCCCTGACCTCGCCGCTGCTCGGGGAGCGCCGCCTGCGGCCGGGGGACGAGGTCATCACCGTCGCCGCCGGCTTCCCGACCACGGTGAACCCCGTCGTGCAGAACGGCCTGGTCCCGGTGTTCGTCGACGTCGACCTGGCCACCTACAACGCGACCACGGAACGGGTGGCCGAGGCCATCGGCCCGCGGACACGGGCGATCGCGCTGGCACACACGCTCGGCAACCCCTTCCCGGCCGCGGAGATCGCGGCGCTGGCGGCCGAGCACGGCCTGTTCCTCCTGGAGGACAACTGCGACGCCGTCGGCTCGCTCTACGACGGCCGGCCGACGGGGACCTTCGGCGACCTCGCCACCACGAGCTTCTACCCCGCGCACCACCTCACGATGGGCGAGGGCGGCTGTGTGCTGACCTCCAGGCCGCTGCTCGCCAAGATCGTCGAGTCGCTGCGGGACTGGGGCCGCGACTGCTGGTGCGCGCCGGGCAAGAGCAACACCTGCCTCAAGCGATTCGATCACCAGAAGGGAACGCTGCCGGCCGGCTACGACCACAAGTACGTCTACTCCCATGTCGGCTACAACCTGAAGTCCACCGACATCCAGGCCGCGCTCGGCCTGTCCCAGCTCGACAAGCTCGACTCGTTCACGGCGGCCCGGCGGGACAACTGGGCCCGGTTGAGGGCGGGGTTGGAGGGAACGCCCTACCTCCTGCTGCCCTCGGAGACCCCGGGCAGCACCCCGAGCTGGTTCGGGTTCGTGCTCACCCTCACCGAGGACGCCCCCTTCAGCCGCTCGGAACTGATCGGGTTCCTCGAGGGGCGCAAGATCGGCACCCGCCACCTGTTCGCCGGCAACCTCACGCGCCATCCCGCCTACCAGGACGTGCGCTATCGCGTCGTCGGCGAGCTCACCAACAGCGACATCGTCACGGAGCGGTCGTTCTGGGTCGGGGTCTACCCGGGGCTGAACGACGAGATGATCGACTACATCGCGGCATCGATCCGCTCCTTCGCCGAGAACGGGGGCCGAGACGGCGGTCGATGA